The Populus trichocarpa isolate Nisqually-1 chromosome 11, P.trichocarpa_v4.1, whole genome shotgun sequence genome has a segment encoding these proteins:
- the LOC112325923 gene encoding cytochrome P450 726A27 isoform X2, protein MLISLPVFLTILLVISILWTWTKFIKSNKSSSNPPPGPWKLPFIGNLHQLVHPLPHHRLRDLAKKFGPVMQLQVGEVSTVIISSSEAAKEVMKTHEINFVERPHLLAASVLFYNRKDIAFAPYGEYWRQLRKISILELLSAKRVRSFKSIREEEVSNFIASIYSKEGSPINLSRMIFSLENSITARTSIGNKCKNHEGFLPIVEELAEALGGFNMIDIFPSSKFIYMVSRVRSRLERMHREADEILESIISERRANSALASKMDKNEEDDLLGVLLNLQDHGNLEFQLTTSAIKAIILGMFSGGGDTSSTALEWAMSELVKNPRVMEKAQKEVRQVFNDIGTIPDEASLHDLKFLKLIIKETLRLHPSGPLIPRECRKRCNVNGYDIHVKSKVLINAWAIGRDPNYWNEPERFYPDRFINVSTDFKGSDFEFIPFGAGKRMCPGMLFAIANIEFPLAQMLYHFDWKPADGLKPEDLDMTESLGGTVKRKRDLKLIPISYRSLVG, encoded by the exons ATGTTGATCTCCCTCCCCGTTTTTTTAACCATCCTTCTCGTTATCTCCATTTTATGGACATGGACGAAATTTATCAAAAGCAACAAGTCAAGTTCAAATCCACCTCCTGGGCCATGGAAATTACCCTTTATTGGAAACCTTCACCAGCTAGTTCACCCTCTGCCCCATCATCGCCTAAGGGACTTGGCCAAGAAATTTGGACCTGTCATGCAACTTCAAGTTGGTGAAGTTTCCACTGTCATTATTTCTTCATCAGAAGCAGCGAAAGAAGTGATGAAAACCCATGAAATCAACTTTGTTGAAAGACCTCATCTCCTAGCTGCAAGCGTCCTGTTCTACAACCGTAAAGACATTGCATTTGCGCCGTATGGCGAATATTGGAGACAACTAAGAAAAATCTCCATATTAGAGCTTCTTTCGGCAAAACGTGTACGATCATTCAAATCTATCAGGGAAGAAGAggtatctaattttattgcttCCATTTATTCAAAAGAGGGGTCTCCAATCAACCTTAGTAGGATGatattttctttagaaaataGCATCACTGCGAGAACAAGCATTGGTAACAAATGCAAAAACCACGAAGGTTTCTTACCAATTGTTGAGGAATTGGCGGAGGCACTTGGAG GTTTTAATATGATAGATATATTCCCTTCCTCCAAATTTATTTACATGGTCAGTCGGGTCAGGTCTAGACTCGAAAGGATGCATAGAGAAGCAGATGAGATACTTGAAAGCATCATCTCCGAGCGTAGAGCCAACTCCGCTTTAGCGTCAAAGATGGACAAGAACGAAGAGGATGATCTTCTCGGTGTTCTTTTGAATCTCCAAGACCATGGAAACCTTGAATTCCAATTAACAACAAGCGCTATCAAAGCTATCATCCTG GGAATGTTCAGCGGTGGAGGTGACACTTCGTCAACAGCTTTAGAGTGGGCAATGTCAGAATTGGTAAAGAACCCGAGAGTAATGGAAAAGGCACAAAAAGAAGTGAGACAAGTCTTCAATGATATTGGAACTATTCCTGACGAAGCAAGCCTTCATGATTTAAAATTCTTGAAGTTGATTATCAAAGAAACTCTAAGATTACATCCTTCTGGACCATTGATTCCAAGAGAGTGTAGGAAGAGATGTAATGTTAATGGATACGACATCCACGTCAAAAGTAAAGTATTGATTAACGCATGGGCAATTGGAAGAGATCCTAATTATTGGAATGAACCTGAGAGATTCTATCCAGACAGATTCATCAATGTTTCGACTGATTTTAAGGGTAGCGACTTCGAATTCATCCCATTTGGTGCTGGAAAGAGGATGTGCCCTGGCATGTTGTTTGCTATAGCCAACATTGAGTTTCCACTTGCGCAGATGTTATACCATTTTGACTGGAAACCTGCTGATGGATTGAAACCTGAAGATCTTGACATGACTGAGTCTCTTGGTGGCACAGTTAAGAGAAAACGAGATCTTAAGTTAATTCCCATTTCATATCGTTCACTCGTGGGATAA
- the LOC112325923 gene encoding cytochrome P450 726A27 isoform X1, with protein sequence MLISLPVFLTILLVISILWTWTKFIKSNKSSSNPPPGPWKLPFIGNLHQLVHPLPHHRLRDLAKKFGPVMQLQVGEVSTVIISSSEAAKEVMKTHEINFVERPHLLAASVLFYNRKDIAFAPYGEYWRQLRKISILELLSAKRVRSFKSIREEEVSNFIASIYSKEGSPINLSRMIFSLENSITARTSIGNKCKNHEGFLPIVEELAEALGGLNMIDMFPSSKFLYMVSRFRSRLERMHREADEILESIISERRANSALASKMGKNEEDDLLGVLLNLQDHGNLEFQLTTSTIKAVILEMFSGGGDTSSTALEWAMSELIKNPRVMEKAQKEVRQVFNDLGTIPDETSLHDLKFLKLIIKETLRLHPPVPLIPRECRKRCDVNGYDIHVKSKVLINAWAIGRDPNCWNEPERFYPERFMNVSTDFKGSDFEFIPFGAGKRMCPGMLFATANTEFPLAQMLYHFDWKPAGGLKPENLDMTESFGGAVKRKQDLKLIPISYRSLVG encoded by the exons ATGTTGATCTCCCTCCCCGTTTTTTTAACCATCCTTCTCGTTATCTCCATTTTATGGACATGGACGAAATTTATCAAAAGCAACAAGTCAAGTTCAAATCCACCTCCTGGGCCATGGAAATTACCCTTTATTGGAAACCTTCACCAGCTAGTTCACCCTCTGCCCCATCATCGCCTAAGGGACTTGGCCAAGAAATTTGGACCTGTCATGCAACTTCAAGTTGGTGAAGTTTCCACTGTCATTATTTCTTCATCAGAAGCAGCGAAAGAAGTGATGAAAACCCATGAAATCAACTTTGTTGAAAGACCTCATCTCCTAGCTGCAAGCGTCCTGTTCTACAACCGTAAAGACATTGCATTTGCGCCGTATGGCGAATATTGGAGACAACTAAGAAAAATCTCCATATTAGAGCTTCTTTCGGCAAAACGTGTACGATCATTCAAATCTATCAGGGAAGAAGAggtatctaattttattgcttCCATTTATTCAAAAGAGGGGTCTCCAATCAACCTTAGTAGGATGatattttctttagaaaataGCATCACTGCGAGAACAAGCATTGGTAACAAATGCAAAAACCACGAAGGTTTCTTACCAATTGTTGAGGAATTGGCGGAGGCACTTGGAGGTTTGAATATGATAGATATGTTCCCTTCCTCCAAATTTCTTTACATGGTCAGTCGGTTCAGGTCTAGACTCGAAAGGATGCACAGAGAAGCAGATGAGATACTTGAAAGCATCATCTCCGAGCGTAGAGCCAACTCCGCTTTAGCGTCAAAGATGGGCAAGAACGAAGAGGATGATCTTCTTGGTGTTCTTTTGAATCTTCAAGACCATGGAAACCTTGAATTCCAATTAACAACAAGCACTATCAAAGCAGTCATCCTG GAAATGTTCAGTGGTGGAGGTGACACTTCGTCAACAGCTTTAGAATGGGCAATGTCAGAATTGATAAAGAACCCGAGAGTCATGGAAAAGGCACAAAAAGAAGTGAGACAAGTCTTCAATGATCTTGGAACTATTCCTGACGAAACAAGCCTTCATGATTTAAAATTCTTGAAGTTGATTATCAAAGAAACTCTAAGATTACATCCTCCTGTACCATTGATTCCAAGAGAGTGCAGGAAGAGATGTGATGTTAATGGATACGACATCCACGTCAAAAGTAAAGTATTGATTAATGCATGGGCAATTGGAAGAGATCCAAATTGTTGGAATGAACCTGAGAGATTCTATCCAGAGAGATTCATGAATGTTTCGACTGATTTTAAGGGTAGCGACTTTGAATTCATCCCATTTGGTGCTGGAAAGAGGATGTGTCCTGGCATGTTGTTTGCTACAGCCAACACTGAGTTTCCACTTGCGCAGATGTTATACCATTTTGACTGGAAACCTGCTGGTGGATTGAAGCCTGAAAATCTCGACATGACTGAGTCTTTTGGTGGCGCagttaaaagaaaacaagatctTAAGTTGATTCCCATTTCATATCGTTCACTCGTGGGATAA